GACCGGAGAGCCGCACCTCGTCAACCTGTTCGGCAGCTGGTGTAATCCGTGCATCGCCGAGGCGCCGCTGCTCGAGGGGCTCGCCATCCAAGGCGTACCGATCACCGGGATCGCGGTGCGCGACGAGGCGGGCGCGGTCCGCCGCTTTCTCGAGGATCATGGCGATCCCTTCACCGCGATCGGCAGCGACCCGCGCAGCGAAGCTGTTTTCGCGCTGGGGGCGACGGGGGTGCCCGAAACCTTCCTCGTCGATGGGGAAGGGATCGTGCGCGACCATGTCCAAGGGCCGCTGACGCGCGCGGACGTGGCTCGGTTGAAACAGCTCGTCGAGGAGTATCGCCGATGAGCCTTGCGCTACTACCCCTGCTGCTGGCGGCAGCCACGCCCGATTATGCGCATGTCCAGATCGAGGACCCCCGCGCCGAGGCGGAAGCCCATGCACTGATGCGCGAGTTGCGCTGCCTGACCTGCGAGGGCCAGTCGATCGCCGAGAGCGATGCCGACATGGCCGCCGACATGCGCCGCCTCGT
The nucleotide sequence above comes from Sphingomicrobium arenosum. Encoded proteins:
- a CDS encoding redoxin family protein — translated: MVKRYLPLILVLAVFAFIGWRLAAPSDKPDISSRLVGQAAPEIWLEPMLDDKPGIASLATGEPHLVNLFGSWCNPCIAEAPLLEGLAIQGVPITGIAVRDEAGAVRRFLEDHGDPFTAIGSDPRSEAVFALGATGVPETFLVDGEGIVRDHVQGPLTRADVARLKQLVEEYRR